A genomic stretch from Pseudomonas sp. MUP55 includes:
- a CDS encoding glyoxalase: MRNKAIKISVALTLLASAVMNSALAATPSVAVAPQYDTSHVYVAPADVDRFAQSFLATFGGKSTPQVVVNVLPVPSSTTSQLLQTPAGTVSLFGFTTPVPHPFGQERNGYLVKDMDVALKAARDNGADVIVSDFPDPIGRDAVVQWPGGVNMQLYWHTKTPDYAAFETVPENRVYVSNDSAERFIKAFLGFSHGKIVSDDKHAPAADVGQANGNYRRVEIESAFGRMAVLVTNGQLPYPFGHDTTGYQVSDLAATLGKANASGAKVLVPAFDSKGRRSALVEFPGGYVAEIHQLTAAK; this comes from the coding sequence ATGCGTAACAAAGCAATCAAGATATCCGTGGCATTGACGCTGTTGGCAAGCGCAGTGATGAACAGCGCTTTGGCTGCCACCCCAAGCGTAGCGGTCGCGCCGCAATACGACACCAGCCATGTGTATGTCGCGCCGGCCGATGTCGACCGTTTCGCCCAGAGCTTCCTGGCCACGTTCGGCGGCAAGAGCACGCCCCAGGTGGTGGTGAATGTGCTGCCGGTGCCGAGCAGCACCACCTCGCAATTGCTGCAGACCCCGGCGGGCACGGTTTCGCTGTTCGGCTTTACCACGCCCGTGCCACACCCGTTCGGCCAGGAGCGCAACGGCTATCTGGTCAAGGACATGGACGTGGCCCTCAAGGCGGCGCGGGACAATGGCGCCGATGTGATCGTCAGCGATTTTCCCGACCCCATCGGCCGTGACGCCGTGGTGCAGTGGCCGGGCGGTGTGAACATGCAGCTCTACTGGCACACCAAGACTCCGGATTACGCGGCGTTCGAGACCGTTCCGGAAAACCGCGTGTACGTGTCCAACGACAGCGCCGAGCGCTTTATCAAGGCGTTTCTCGGTTTCTCCCACGGCAAAATCGTGAGCGACGACAAGCACGCCCCTGCGGCCGATGTGGGCCAGGCGAACGGCAATTATCGTCGCGTCGAGATCGAGTCAGCCTTCGGGCGCATGGCGGTGCTGGTCACCAACGGCCAACTGCCCTACCCGTTCGGCCACGACACCACCGGTTATCAGGTCAGCGACCTGGCCGCCACCCTAGGCAAGGCCAACGCTTCAGGGGCCAAGGTGCTGGTGCCGGCGTTCGACAGCAAAGGCCGGCGCAGTGCACTGGTCGAATTCCCCGGCGGTTATGTCGCGGAAATTCACCAGCTCACCGCGGCAAAATGA
- a CDS encoding NAD(P)-dependent alcohol dehydrogenase, producing the protein MAKTYSYAARDSKDSLKPFTFERRAPGSDDVQIDILYCGVCHSDLHTARNEWNNTLYPSVPGHEIVGRVTAVGANVKKFKVGDLAGVGCMVDSCQHCASCAEGEEQYCENGFTGTYNGPLFGGENTYGGYSDNIVVKEQFVLRISHDDSNLAAVAPLLCAGITTYSPLHHWKVGPGKKVGVVGLGGLGHMAVKIAHAMGAHVTLFTTSPNKREDGLRLGADQVVVSKNADEMAKVVNSLDFILNTVAAPHDLDAFVSLLKRDGTMTLVGAPDSPHPSPAVFNLIFKRRSLAGSLIGGIQETQEMLDFCAEHGIVSDVEMIDIQGINEAYERMLKGDVKYRFVIDMESLKRESRVA; encoded by the coding sequence ATGGCCAAGACTTACAGCTATGCCGCTCGGGACTCCAAGGATTCGCTCAAACCCTTTACTTTCGAGCGCCGTGCCCCCGGCTCGGATGACGTACAGATCGACATTCTGTATTGCGGCGTGTGCCATTCAGACCTGCACACGGCCCGTAACGAGTGGAACAACACCCTTTACCCGTCGGTGCCCGGCCATGAAATTGTCGGCCGCGTGACGGCAGTGGGCGCCAATGTGAAGAAATTCAAGGTGGGTGACCTGGCGGGCGTTGGCTGCATGGTCGACAGCTGCCAGCACTGCGCATCCTGCGCCGAGGGCGAGGAGCAGTATTGCGAGAACGGCTTTACCGGGACCTATAACGGGCCTCTGTTCGGTGGCGAGAACACCTACGGCGGCTATTCGGACAACATTGTGGTCAAGGAGCAGTTCGTACTGCGTATTTCCCACGATGACTCGAACCTGGCGGCGGTGGCGCCGTTGCTGTGTGCCGGGATTACCACGTATTCGCCGCTGCATCACTGGAAGGTTGGGCCGGGCAAGAAGGTTGGGGTGGTCGGGCTTGGGGGGCTTGGGCACATGGCGGTGAAGATTGCTCATGCGATGGGGGCGCATGTGACGTTGTTTACCACGTCGCCGAACAAGCGTGAGGATGGGTTGCGCTTGGGGGCTGATCAGGTGGTGGTGTCGAAGAATGCCGACGAGATGGCCAAGGTGGTCAACAGCCTGGACTTTATTCTCAATACGGTGGCTGCGCCGCATGATCTTGATGCGTTTGTCAGTTTGCTCAAGCGGGATGGGACGATGACGTTGGTGGGGGCGCCGGACAGTCCGCATCCTTCGCCTGCGGTGTTCAACTTGATCTTCAAACGTCGCAGTTTGGCGGGGTCTCTGATTGGTGGGATTCAGGAGACTCAGGAGATGCTGGATTTTTGCGCTGAGCATGGGATTGTTTCGGATGTTGAGATGATTGATATCCAGGGGATCAATGAGGCGTATGAGCGGATGCTGAAGGGGGATGTGAAGTATCGGTTTGTGATTGATATGGAGAGTTTGAAGAGGGAGAGTCGGGTGGCTTGA
- a CDS encoding LuxR C-terminal-related transcriptional regulator, which produces MTVFTQPLQDLERLAFKLSPAPQLVTSNRVMLDCNDAFLNLFGYTRETLLNHLTLLIYPSQADYQAIGKRSHDWLLDSDNGFYSDERFMQHRNGEVFWAKSHGYTLTPRDPFKLMIWHFERLDRTHQGTGDLTPREREIAMHIVNGLKSKEIALRLGISHRTVEVHRARLMRKLQAKTVVELVSKIIMVA; this is translated from the coding sequence ATGACCGTGTTTACCCAGCCCCTCCAAGACCTCGAACGCCTGGCGTTCAAGCTGTCCCCCGCTCCGCAGCTGGTCACCAGCAACCGCGTGATGCTCGACTGCAACGACGCGTTCCTCAATCTGTTCGGCTACACCCGCGAGACGTTGCTCAATCACTTGACCCTGCTGATCTACCCGTCCCAGGCCGACTACCAGGCCATCGGCAAGCGCAGCCATGATTGGTTGCTCGACAGCGACAACGGGTTTTATTCCGACGAGCGTTTTATGCAGCATCGCAACGGTGAGGTGTTCTGGGCCAAGTCCCATGGCTACACGCTTACGCCCAGGGATCCGTTCAAACTGATGATCTGGCATTTTGAGCGGCTGGACCGTACCCATCAGGGCACGGGGGACCTTACGCCGCGGGAGCGGGAAATTGCCATGCACATTGTCAATGGGCTCAAGTCCAAGGAGATTGCGCTGCGGCTGGGGATTTCGCACCGGACGGTGGAGGTGCATCGGGCGCGATTGATGAGGAAGTTGCAGGCCAAGACGGTGGTGGAGTTGGTGTCCAAGATCATCATGGTGGCCTGA
- a CDS encoding acetyl-CoA acetyltransferase, whose product MPADCVSIVAAGHSRFGRLEGTTLEDLIVQVTREALSDAALDASQIDALFLGHFNSGLVPDGFAASLLLQADPGLRFKPATRCENACASGSAAIQAGVNAILSGSAELVLVVGAEKMTHTSTAAVTQALAGAGYQNDAAEAGLSFPQLFGRAARQYAERYHCPLGSMAAIATKNHSNAMANPLAQMHREMNFEHCNNVSQSNPFVAESLRLTDCSLISDGAAAIVLASPKRARAFRRDVQIRAMTQVNDTLPIAQRDILAFEGPQRAIHSALRGANVTLADLSFAEVHDCFTIAELLIYEAMGLAPKGEGHRVLDSGVVRAGGRLPVNLSGGLKAKGHPVGATGVSMHALAFRQLTGEPIGLAVPNAEFGLVFNMGGMAVANYASVLHARRY is encoded by the coding sequence ATGCCTGCTGATTGCGTGTCTATCGTTGCCGCTGGTCATTCGCGTTTTGGTCGCCTGGAAGGCACCACGCTGGAGGATCTGATTGTCCAGGTCACGCGCGAGGCCCTCAGCGATGCCGCCCTCGATGCGTCGCAGATCGACGCGCTGTTCCTCGGTCATTTTAATTCCGGGCTGGTGCCCGATGGGTTTGCCGCTTCGTTGCTGCTGCAGGCCGACCCAGGGTTGCGCTTCAAGCCGGCCACGCGCTGTGAGAACGCTTGTGCGTCCGGTTCGGCGGCGATCCAGGCCGGGGTCAATGCGATCCTGTCCGGCAGTGCCGAGTTGGTGCTGGTGGTGGGGGCCGAGAAAATGACCCACACCTCAACGGCCGCCGTCACCCAGGCGCTGGCCGGTGCTGGTTACCAGAACGATGCGGCCGAAGCCGGCTTGAGTTTCCCGCAGTTGTTCGGCCGCGCCGCTCGCCAATATGCCGAGCGTTACCACTGCCCGCTGGGCTCGATGGCGGCGATTGCCACCAAGAACCACTCCAATGCCATGGCCAACCCGTTGGCGCAGATGCACCGGGAGATGAATTTCGAACACTGCAACAACGTGTCCCAGAGCAATCCTTTCGTGGCCGAGTCGCTGCGCCTCACTGATTGTTCGTTGATCAGCGATGGTGCGGCGGCGATTGTGTTGGCCTCGCCCAAGCGCGCGCGGGCGTTCCGCCGCGATGTGCAGATCCGTGCGATGACCCAGGTCAACGACACCTTGCCCATCGCCCAGCGCGACATCCTGGCGTTTGAGGGGCCGCAGCGGGCGATTCATTCGGCGTTGCGCGGGGCGAATGTGACCCTGGCGGACCTGAGCTTCGCCGAGGTGCACGATTGCTTCACCATCGCCGAATTGCTGATCTATGAAGCCATGGGCCTGGCGCCCAAGGGCGAGGGGCACCGTGTGCTCGACAGTGGCGTGGTGCGCGCTGGCGGGCGCCTGCCGGTGAACCTTTCCGGCGGACTCAAGGCCAAGGGCCATCCCGTCGGCGCCACCGGTGTGTCGATGCATGCCCTGGCGTTCCGGCAGTTGACCGGCGAGCCGATTGGTCTGGCGGTGCCCAATGCGGAGTTCGGGCTGGTGTTCAACATGGGCGGCATGGCGGTGGCCAACTACGCCTCGGTCCTGCATGCGCGCCGGTACTGA
- a CDS encoding class I adenylate-forming enzyme family protein encodes MNIANWLHDTQRRAPQRPALFEGVRQVADYATFTAHVRQRAAHLVDQHGLQPGDAVAVLMKNSCDYLELLYAIWWMGAVAVPINAKLHPTEAAWIADNAEARLIFTDGGRVFSSRDLPVRCTERDGHVLPPNRGWPTLEQPVPRRDHDLAWLFYTSGTTGRSKGVMLSHGNLIAMSLCYATDVDPVSADDAALYAAPMSHGAGLYNFIHVRCGARHVVPASNGFDAAELFGLAAELGRVSLFAAPTMVKRMVEQARRQDYAGEGIKTIVYGGGPMYLADLRDAVDTFGARLVQIYGQGESPMTISVLPRDLIADRQRPDWATLAASVGYAQACVDIRILDTHHQPLPTGERGEIAVRGATVMQGYWRNPQATAQTLVDGWLLTGDIGFLDSAGYLTLTDRSKDVIISGGSNVYPREVEEVLAQHPEVFEVCVVGEPDPQWGESVVAFVVTRSGEPLDEGDLTAWFLSRMASFKKPKKYVWRSDLPKNSYGKVLKTDLRQWLKAATIAAL; translated from the coding sequence ATGAACATCGCCAACTGGCTGCACGATACCCAGCGTCGAGCCCCGCAACGCCCGGCCCTGTTCGAGGGCGTCCGGCAAGTGGCCGACTACGCCACCTTCACCGCCCATGTGCGCCAGCGCGCCGCGCACCTGGTGGACCAGCACGGCTTGCAGCCAGGCGATGCGGTGGCGGTGCTGATGAAAAACAGCTGCGACTACCTGGAATTGCTCTACGCCATCTGGTGGATGGGCGCGGTAGCGGTTCCGATCAACGCCAAACTGCACCCGACCGAAGCGGCGTGGATCGCCGATAACGCCGAGGCCCGCTTGATCTTTACCGATGGCGGGCGGGTATTTTCATCGCGGGATCTGCCGGTGCGCTGCACTGAACGGGATGGTCACGTGCTGCCGCCGAACCGCGGCTGGCCGACCCTGGAGCAACCGGTGCCGCGCCGGGACCACGACCTTGCCTGGCTGTTCTACACCTCCGGCACCACCGGACGTTCCAAAGGCGTGATGCTGTCCCATGGCAACCTGATCGCGATGTCGTTGTGTTACGCCACCGATGTCGACCCGGTCAGCGCCGACGATGCCGCGCTGTACGCCGCGCCGATGTCCCATGGCGCCGGGCTCTACAACTTCATTCATGTACGCTGCGGCGCGCGGCATGTGGTGCCTGCGTCAAACGGCTTTGACGCCGCCGAACTGTTTGGCCTGGCGGCCGAACTGGGCCGTGTTTCATTGTTTGCCGCGCCCACCATGGTCAAGCGCATGGTCGAGCAGGCGCGACGTCAGGACTATGCCGGCGAAGGCATCAAGACCATCGTCTACGGCGGCGGCCCGATGTACCTGGCCGACTTGCGCGACGCCGTCGACACGTTCGGCGCCCGCCTGGTGCAGATCTACGGCCAGGGCGAGAGCCCGATGACCATCAGCGTGCTGCCCCGTGACCTGATCGCCGACCGCCAGCGCCCCGACTGGGCAACCCTGGCGGCGTCGGTGGGCTACGCGCAGGCCTGCGTGGACATCCGCATCCTGGATACCCACCACCAACCGTTGCCGACCGGCGAGCGCGGTGAAATCGCGGTGCGCGGCGCCACGGTGATGCAGGGTTATTGGCGTAACCCGCAGGCCACCGCTCAAACCCTGGTCGATGGCTGGCTGCTCACCGGCGATATCGGGTTTCTCGACTCCGCCGGCTACCTGACCCTCACGGATCGCTCCAAGGACGTGATCATCAGCGGCGGCAGCAATGTGTACCCGCGTGAGGTCGAGGAAGTGCTGGCCCAGCATCCGGAGGTGTTTGAGGTATGCGTGGTGGGTGAGCCGGACCCGCAATGGGGCGAGTCGGTGGTCGCGTTCGTGGTGACGCGCAGTGGCGAGCCCCTCGACGAAGGCGATCTTACGGCCTGGTTTCTGTCGCGCATGGCGTCGTTCAAGAAACCGAAGAAATATGTATGGCGCAGCGATTTGCCCAAGAACAGCTACGGCAAGGTGCTCAAGACCGACTTGCGGCAGTGGTTAAAAGCAGCGACTATCGCCGCGCTTTAA
- a CDS encoding MFS transporter has protein sequence MGNHAQDTVRKRRRAFLGATSGHLIEWYDYGVYGFLAVYIGQAFFVSDDPTTSLLASFAAFALSFFIRPLGGLFFGPLADKIGRRKTLIMALVMMTGSTVMLGLLPTYATLGIAAPILLILVRCVQGFSAGGEIGTATSFISEYAGPGRRGFATCWLMVTAVLGLLLGGAVANGMTWVLGADVMQEWAWRVPFLIAAPLGFISMYIRLKLEDSPEFLALQRAGQTSRAPLREVWQWKRAIALVFFIITLHSSIFYLVLTFASTYMAKILKFDSGTTLLYVFVASFSAAFVMPFGGAFTDKYGRKPFLMVIGALATLAMFWLFKMAPTATPATFFAPLMAVAILFGLYASSTYALMSELLPTRIRSTGIAVAYNVPVAVFGGSAPLISTWLIKVTDDITSPWYFYVATGVVSLIALVLLRKEDFVASGTPVPVPAGAALA, from the coding sequence ATGGGCAATCACGCGCAAGACACCGTCCGCAAGCGCCGCCGCGCGTTTCTCGGTGCCACCTCCGGCCACTTGATCGAGTGGTACGACTACGGCGTCTACGGCTTTCTTGCCGTGTATATCGGCCAGGCGTTCTTCGTCTCCGACGACCCCACCACCAGCCTGCTGGCCAGTTTTGCCGCGTTCGCCCTGAGCTTCTTCATCCGCCCGTTGGGCGGGCTGTTCTTCGGCCCGCTGGCGGACAAGATCGGCCGACGCAAAACCCTGATCATGGCGCTGGTGATGATGACCGGCTCCACGGTGATGCTGGGCTTGCTGCCGACCTACGCCACCCTGGGCATCGCCGCCCCGATCCTGCTGATCCTGGTGCGCTGTGTGCAAGGCTTCTCGGCCGGCGGTGAGATCGGTACGGCAACCAGCTTCATTTCCGAATACGCCGGCCCCGGCCGACGTGGCTTTGCCACCTGCTGGCTGATGGTCACGGCCGTGCTTGGCCTGTTGCTGGGCGGCGCCGTGGCCAACGGCATGACTTGGGTGCTGGGCGCCGACGTCATGCAGGAATGGGCCTGGCGCGTGCCGTTCCTGATCGCCGCGCCCCTGGGCTTCATCTCCATGTACATCCGCCTCAAGCTCGAAGACAGCCCTGAGTTCCTCGCCTTGCAGCGCGCCGGGCAAACTTCCCGTGCACCGCTGCGTGAAGTCTGGCAGTGGAAGCGCGCCATCGCTCTGGTGTTCTTCATCATCACCTTGCACAGCTCGATCTTCTACCTGGTGCTGACCTTCGCCTCGACTTACATGGCCAAGATCCTCAAGTTCGACAGCGGTACCACCTTGCTTTACGTCTTCGTCGCCAGTTTCTCGGCTGCCTTCGTCATGCCGTTCGGCGGCGCGTTCACCGATAAGTACGGGCGCAAGCCGTTCCTGATGGTGATCGGCGCACTGGCGACCCTGGCGATGTTCTGGCTGTTCAAGATGGCCCCGACCGCCACGCCGGCGACGTTCTTTGCGCCACTGATGGCGGTGGCGATCCTGTTCGGCCTGTACGCCTCGTCCACCTACGCACTGATGAGCGAACTGCTGCCCACGCGCATCCGTTCCACCGGAATCGCCGTGGCCTACAACGTGCCGGTTGCGGTGTTTGGCGGCAGCGCGCCGCTGATCTCCACCTGGCTGATCAAGGTGACCGATGACATCACCTCGCCGTGGTACTTCTATGTGGCGACCGGGGTGGTGTCGCTCATCGCCTTGGTGTTGCTGCGCAAGGAGGACTTTGTGGCCAGCGGCACTCCGGTGCCAGTGCCTGCGGGGGCGGCATTGGCCTAA
- a CDS encoding histidine phosphatase family protein, whose translation MQATRLTLICHAATPSLKHARFADDESLLMDWQGAALSLSGRYPASAHLLCGPEARTRQTAGLFGEQPRIEPALRDVDLGRWKGQALRDLDSGELNAWLTDSAHAPHGGESVEQLCTRVGLWMKSLESEPGHVLAVTHPFVIRAALLYVMQCPISMFSLIDVEPLSRTELRFNAVWRLRLETHALDPDHGKIHAPH comes from the coding sequence GTGCAGGCTACCCGTTTGACCCTGATCTGCCATGCGGCCACGCCGTCGCTGAAACACGCGCGCTTTGCCGATGACGAGTCGCTGCTGATGGACTGGCAAGGCGCGGCGTTGTCTTTATCGGGCCGATATCCCGCGTCCGCGCATCTGCTGTGCGGGCCGGAGGCGCGAACGCGGCAGACGGCCGGTTTGTTCGGTGAACAGCCGCGCATCGAACCGGCCCTGCGCGACGTGGACCTGGGGCGCTGGAAAGGCCAGGCTCTGCGCGACCTCGATAGCGGCGAACTGAACGCCTGGCTCACCGACAGCGCCCATGCGCCCCATGGCGGCGAGTCGGTGGAGCAGCTGTGCACGCGGGTCGGGCTTTGGATGAAGTCCCTTGAGAGCGAGCCTGGTCATGTACTGGCGGTGACCCACCCGTTCGTGATCCGCGCCGCGCTGCTCTACGTCATGCAGTGCCCGATCTCGATGTTCTCCCTGATCGACGTGGAACCGCTGTCGCGCACCGAACTGCGCTTCAACGCGGTGTGGCGCCTGCGCCTGGAGACTCACGCCTTGGACCCTGATCATGGCAAAATTCACGCCCCGCACTGA
- the cobF gene encoding precorrin-6A synthase (deacetylating), which translates to MKRILIIGIGAGNPDYITMQAVKALNRTDVFFLMDKGQSKDKLIDLRREICETYITEPGYRFVEADCPERVRGDIDYTTAVRDLNRDKQHTFERMINEEMADGEVGAFLAWGDPALYDSTIRILQAILAEGRCEFEFEVIPGITSVQALAAQHKVVLNRIGKSVEITTGRRLAAGQASDADTLVVMLDAEDSYRSVADQDMDIYWGAYLGTPDEILISGKVAEVAEHIQRVRKAARLANGWIMDTYMLRKP; encoded by the coding sequence ATGAAACGCATCCTGATCATCGGCATTGGCGCCGGCAACCCTGACTACATCACGATGCAGGCCGTGAAGGCGCTGAACCGCACCGACGTGTTTTTCCTGATGGACAAGGGCCAGAGCAAGGACAAGCTGATCGACCTGCGCCGCGAAATCTGCGAAACCTACATCACCGAACCCGGCTATCGCTTCGTTGAGGCGGACTGCCCTGAGCGCGTGCGCGGCGACATCGACTACACCACCGCCGTGCGCGACCTGAACCGCGACAAGCAGCACACCTTCGAACGCATGATCAACGAGGAAATGGCCGACGGCGAAGTAGGGGCGTTTCTGGCCTGGGGCGACCCGGCGTTGTATGACAGCACCATCCGCATTTTGCAGGCGATCCTTGCCGAGGGCCGCTGTGAATTCGAATTCGAGGTGATCCCCGGTATCACCAGTGTGCAGGCGCTGGCGGCGCAGCATAAGGTGGTGTTGAACCGTATCGGCAAGTCCGTTGAGATCACCACCGGGCGCCGCCTGGCGGCGGGGCAGGCGAGTGATGCCGACACCCTGGTGGTGATGCTCGATGCCGAAGACTCCTACCGCAGCGTGGCGGATCAGGACATGGATATCTATTGGGGCGCCTACCTGGGCACGCCGGACGAGATTCTCATCAGCGGCAAAGTCGCTGAGGTCGCCGAACACATCCAACGCGTGCGCAAGGCTGCGCGGCTCGCCAATGGCTGGATCATGGACACCTATATGTTGCGCAAACCCTGA
- a CDS encoding alpha/beta hydrolase: MFKLLALALTLLAGVAHADSDLHTDLPLSYLEQTQGDARNQPLVIFLHGFGSNEEDLFGIKDALPSTWTYLSVRAPMPVEPRGYRWFTKTPGDGDYDGVTADLQSSARLIEDFVGKATAKYHTQSDRVFLVGFSQGAIMSYEVGLRRPELLRGIAALSGSVLPVLKAELKPNEALGKLAIFIGHGTLDQALPYASGTRANEVLQGIGLKPQFHGYPGMNHTISEAEIQDLKAWLEESLK; the protein is encoded by the coding sequence ATGTTCAAACTGCTCGCGCTCGCGCTGACCTTGCTGGCCGGCGTCGCCCATGCCGATTCCGACCTGCATACCGACCTGCCGCTGTCGTACCTGGAGCAGACCCAGGGCGATGCACGCAACCAACCGCTGGTGATTTTCCTGCATGGTTTTGGCAGCAACGAAGAGGACCTGTTCGGCATCAAGGATGCGCTGCCTTCGACCTGGACCTACCTGTCGGTGCGTGCGCCGATGCCGGTGGAGCCGCGCGGCTATCGCTGGTTTACCAAGACCCCCGGTGACGGTGATTACGATGGGGTGACGGCCGATCTGCAAAGCAGCGCCAGGCTGATTGAAGACTTTGTCGGCAAGGCCACCGCCAAGTACCACACCCAAAGTGATCGGGTGTTCCTGGTGGGGTTCAGCCAGGGGGCGATCATGTCCTATGAGGTGGGCTTGCGCAGGCCCGAGCTGCTGCGCGGGATTGCGGCGCTGAGCGGCAGCGTGTTGCCGGTGCTCAAGGCTGAGCTCAAGCCGAATGAGGCGCTGGGGAAGCTGGCGATCTTCATCGGGCACGGCACCTTGGACCAGGCGCTGCCGTATGCGTCAGGGACGCGGGCCAATGAGGTGCTGCAAGGGATTGGCTTGAAGCCGCAGTTTCATGGTTATCCGGGGATGAACCATACGATCAGCGAGGCGGAAATCCAGGACCTGAAGGCCTGGCTGGAAGAAAGCCTCAAATAA
- a CDS encoding monovalent cation:proton antiporter-2 (CPA2) family protein, translating into MPHEGNLLQVAVVFLFAAVLTVPLAKRLQLGAVLGYLFAGVIIGPSVLGLVRNPQSVAQFSELGVVLLLFIIGLELSPKRLWVMRKAVFGVGLAQVLLTGLVMGAVALWLFGQSWNSAIVLGLGLALSSTAFGLQSLAERKELNQPHGRLAFAILLFQDIAAIPLIAMVPLLAGSDHPTTEAQGVQHVLQILGSIAVVIIGGRYLLRPVFRIVAKTGLREVSTATALLVVIGTAWLMELVGVSMALGAFLAGLLLADSEYRHELESQIEPFKGLLLGLFFMSVGMGANLSLLLSAPLVVIGLTLLLIGLKLPLLYAVGRMAGELNRESALRLGVVLAAGGEFAFVVFKIGRDQGLFEPHLYDVLVLTITLSMAVTPLLLLVCPKLFRSKAKPVEVPEEYRTIESDAPRVVIAGMGRMGQIVARILRAQNISFIALDTSVETIELTRSFGGMPVFYGDPQRPEILHAAKVDQAEFFVIAMDDPEINIKTAELVRNLYPHMKIIARARNRQHVHRLVDLDASPVRETFYSSLEMSRRTLVGLGLSQAQADARIDRFKTHDQQVLAAQHAVYDDAAKLMQSAQEARTELARLFEMDRLQEESDKV; encoded by the coding sequence ATGCCCCATGAAGGCAACCTGTTACAAGTAGCCGTGGTGTTCCTCTTCGCCGCCGTGCTCACCGTGCCGTTGGCCAAGCGCCTGCAACTGGGCGCGGTGCTGGGCTATCTGTTCGCCGGCGTGATCATCGGCCCCTCGGTGTTGGGCCTGGTGCGCAACCCGCAAAGCGTGGCGCAGTTTTCTGAATTGGGCGTGGTGCTGTTGCTGTTCATCATTGGCCTTGAGCTTTCGCCCAAGCGGTTATGGGTGATGCGCAAGGCGGTATTCGGTGTCGGCCTGGCCCAGGTGCTGCTCACCGGGCTGGTGATGGGCGCGGTGGCGCTGTGGCTGTTTGGCCAGTCATGGAACAGCGCGATTGTGCTGGGCCTGGGCCTGGCGCTCTCCTCCACCGCGTTTGGCTTGCAAAGCCTGGCCGAGCGCAAGGAACTTAACCAGCCCCATGGGCGCCTGGCCTTTGCGATCCTGCTGTTCCAGGACATCGCGGCGATCCCGTTGATCGCCATGGTGCCGCTGCTGGCCGGCAGCGATCATCCCACCACCGAAGCCCAGGGCGTACAGCACGTGCTGCAGATCCTCGGCAGCATCGCCGTGGTGATCATCGGTGGGCGCTATCTGTTGCGCCCGGTGTTTCGTATCGTCGCCAAGACCGGCCTGCGCGAAGTGTCCACGGCCACCGCGCTGCTGGTGGTGATCGGCACCGCCTGGCTGATGGAGCTGGTGGGCGTGTCCATGGCCCTCGGCGCCTTCCTTGCCGGGCTGCTGCTGGCGGACTCCGAATACCGCCACGAACTGGAATCCCAGATCGAACCGTTCAAGGGCCTGCTGCTGGGGCTGTTTTTCATGAGCGTGGGCATGGGCGCCAACCTCAGCCTGCTGCTCAGCGCACCGCTGGTGGTGATCGGGCTGACCTTGCTGCTGATCGGATTGAAATTGCCGCTGCTGTACGCCGTGGGCCGCATGGCCGGTGAGCTCAACCGTGAAAGCGCCCTGCGTCTGGGCGTGGTGCTGGCGGCGGGCGGTGAATTTGCCTTCGTGGTGTTCAAGATCGGCCGCGACCAGGGCCTGTTCGAACCGCACCTTTACGATGTGCTGGTGCTGACCATCACCCTGTCCATGGCCGTGACTCCGCTGCTGCTGTTGGTGTGCCCGAAGCTGTTCAGGTCCAAGGCCAAGCCGGTGGAAGTGCCCGAGGAATACCGCACCATCGAAAGCGACGCACCGCGGGTGGTGATTGCCGGCATGGGCCGGATGGGCCAGATCGTCGCGCGAATCCTGCGCGCGCAGAACATCTCGTTCATCGCCCTTGATACCTCGGTAGAAACCATCGAACTGACCCGCAGCTTTGGCGGCATGCCCGTGTTCTACGGTGACCCGCAACGCCCGGAAATCCTGCATGCGGCTAAGGTCGACCAGGCGGAATTCTTCGTGATCGCCATGGATGATCCGGAAATCAACATCAAGACCGCCGAGCTGGTGCGCAACCTCTACCCGCACATGAAGATCATCGCCCGCGCGCGTAACCGCCAGCACGTACACCGCCTGGTGGACCTGGACGCCTCACCGGTGCGGGAAACCTTTTACTCCAGCCTGGAAATGAGCCGTCGCACCCTGGTCGGTCTCGGTTTGAGCCAGGCCCAGGCCGACGCGCGCATCGACCGCTTCAAAACCCACGACCAGCAAGTCCTCGCCGCGCAGCACGCGGTATACGACGATGCGGCCAAACTTATGCAGAGCGCCCAGGAAGCCCGTACGGAACTGGCGCGGTTGTTTGAGATGGATCGGCTTCAGGAAGAGTCCGACAAGGTGTGA